A stretch of DNA from Gimesia chilikensis:
ACTTTGTTGAAGTCGATTCGCAGGTTCGCTGGAAACGAAAAACTATTCACACTTCACTCACTATTCTTTAACACTCGCCCGATAGGATACTCACCAGCATCAGGAAAGGGACTCCGAGCCCTGTTCCTTACGGTCAGTCAAGACCCATACCGGCACACCCCGCCTTGAGAAACTGAAACGCTGCTCTACATTCCATACGACTTTCTCACTTTAAGGAGACTGGAAAATGAGGACGTTACGTCCAATTTCTTCCCTCGCTACCGGTACGCGTCAACTACGAACGGAATCCCGCCGGGGTTTCACCCTGATCGAACTGCTCGTCGTCATCGCCATCATCGCCATTCTGATTGCCCTGCTGTTACCAGCCGTGCAACAGGCCCGCGAAGCAGCTCGCCGTACACAATGCAAGAATAACCTGAAGCAGATTGGCCTCGCATTCCATAACTTCCATGATGTTTACGATCGCCTGCCTACAGGCGCTCGTGACGGTGCCGGTGCTTCCTATGCCTGCTGTAATGCAACAGAACGTGCCGGCTGGAGCTGGCTGTATCACATCCTGCCTTACATGGAACAGTCCACAATTTATGACCTCGGTACTGATGCTGACCCGGTTGGTACCTATCCCCTGGTGGGACGTAAGGGTGTCAAAGCTTACTACTGTCCCAGTCGCCGTAAGGTGACCTCTTACGGTAGTGGTTATTACCGCAGCGACTATGCCGGCAACGGTGGTCAACGTGAAGGTGGTATCACCTCAACACTCAGCCTCGGTAAGCGGGGTGTGGTCGTCAGAACGGACTCTAAAGAAGTCCGCATCAACGACATTAAAGACGGTGCCTCGAATACGATCATGGTCGCAGAAAAAGCACTCAACCCAGATCGCCACGGTCTGGATGGGGGAGACAACGAGCCCTGGGTCAACGCCGGCTGGGATGAATGTGTCATCCGCCACGGTGCTGGCCGAACCAGTTCCGGAGTAGAATACGGCCTGACTCCCCTGCCCGACGTGAAAGCGCCGACTGATACGGTTGCCGTTACCGACAAGGGTGGCGTCTCCTGGACTAACTGGCACCCCTTCTTCGGTTCTGCCCATGATGGTGGTATGAATGCCTGTCTGGCCGATGGCTCGGTTCGCCTGATCAGCTACAACATCGACGGCGACATCATGCGACGTATCAGCCTGACCGATGACCGGGAACCCCTGGAAAACTTCTAATGCAGCTTTCTCAATCGCCTGCGTAAAAGCCTGCATCATCGTGAGCGCAGGGCATCTGATGGAATCCCCCCCGGAACCTGACGATGCCCTGTTTATATTTGCTCAAGTATTCTCGCTCGAATATTTTTTGAAATTTTCACTGTAACACACTCGAGGAACCTGTTGTGAAATTTGCGTCTTGTCTCATACTGTTTGCTGCCGCCAGCCTGCTTTCCGCTTGTGGATCTGAAGCTCCCATGGACTCCGGAGAAATCACCCCTGATGTGAAATCCGAAATGGAAAAAGAAAAGCAGGAAGTCTTTGATTCGGAATCAGCGCACCGCGCGGCTCAGGAAAAGAAGTAATTACGTTTCTGCTGTTCCCTGTGAGATACATTGATCGCAGTGATCAATGAACTCTCTCAGGGTCCAGTTTTCTTCCCAGGCCCGAAGAACTCCCTCTGAGGTAAGACTGGCCTCGAATTCCTTCTGGATCTCGACCCCCACAATCAACGGTGTCAGATCATCGAATGGCCCCCAGAACAGCAAGGGAAAAGGATCCTCTGGATGGAGTGGGGGCGAATCAACCAGAAATTTTTCCAACGCTACCGCATCAGAAATGATTTCAGCAATTTTCTGATGACATGTTGTACAAAACCAACGAGATCTGTTGGACCAGCCAGCCAGCGAGGGGCGTGCTTCAAGCTGCTCTGTAATCTCGAAAGCGATCGGTTCCAAGACCTCAGAATAATGCTTTTGCCAGCGTAAATATCTGAGTAAGAAGACCGGAAACCAGCCCAGAATGGGAATGCGTTTGAACCTGGCTTCCCAGCTCCCCGGAACAGGAGGCGGCAGCGCAGGAGGTGGCCAGACCGAGGGATAAACCAGAGGTTCATATTCGACGGCGGTCACCCCGTCTGTTCCTCATCTGAGTAAATCACCTGCGCGGCCAGTTGGCTGTTTAACGTTTCGGCAATTAACGCCCCCGAGATCAGCACCCCACCGGTGAGTAAAACCAACCCGTTGGTGAAGATCCCCAATGCGAGCAGAATGAATCCTCCCAGTAAAATCAGTTTATTGAGCAGGCTGTTGTGTCTGACAACTTTGTTCATCGTCATTTCCTTTTTCAGATTCGAATCGCGGCTGCATAGCGATCCATAAGCAGCGTACTGTCCAGTGCTTGCAATCGGGGTTCCACCAGGTCGTAAAGTGTTTCTGCCTCCCGAGCATCCCCCTGCTCAGCCAGTGCAATCGCGAGATAGGCGCGGTTGTAGTCGACAATCAACTGCAGCATCGGCTCACTGTGCGCGATGGGCAACAGGTTCTCCTGGCATTCGTGAAACAGCTTTACTGCATCGCCGCTACGCCCCTGATGCAGTGCCAGGATTCCTTTGAAATAGGGAAGCAGATATTTCAACAGTTCACTCAGCTGCTCTTGCTCTGCTTCTGCCATCAGTTGTTCTGCCAGTGGTATATTTTCTTCATATTTGAGTAAGGCATAGGCATAATCCAGTTGAGCTGTTGGATTTTCGGGAGCTGCTTCATACGCCAGTCGGTGACACTCAATCACCTGTTCGCGATCTTTGACGACCTCATACAGTTCAGACAGTCTGCCCAGATACATCCAGCGGGGGACATCGGGATCCTTTTCAAACGGCTTGACCAGTTTCATTCCCTCATCAAACTCTCCCTGAGCCGCCAGCGCGACAGCATGGCGGCAAGCCAGTTCGTAATCGGGAACTTTGCCGACCAGGGTCGGACAGAGATCAATGACTTCATCCCAGTGTCCCCAGGCAAAGGCCTGCATCAGTCGTTTGTATTTTCGAGCCGGTGATAAATACGTGAACCAGAGACTGATCGCCAGCGGCCATAACATCACCACGACGACACCGATATCTATTGGGTCCAGATCGTCAGGATTGTCAAACCAGCCTAATTTGTAATACCAGCGGTAAGCAAAGACCCCGATGACCAGCAGATAAAACCAGGCAGATTGCCAATAAGCACGCCTCAGGGTAAACAGCAGCTGCTGAAAATCGCTCAAATATTGCATCTTCACCAGATCTTCTGCTGTCAGATGCTCTTCCACATCCTTGTTATCAGGGAACAGATTTGTCGCGGCTGCAAACGCATCATCGCTATGGAGTGTGATATCAACAAACCCCTGCTCTTCCAGTTCGTTGCAGGCTTCGCGGGCACTTTCCGCCTTCACTCGATGGGTGTCTCGCTTTCCGCGTGTGTCCGTAGCGGTGATCAGATAGACGGGCATAGGCTGTTCCTGAATAGCTGCAGTGTCTTACTTTCTGTTCGACTCTGATGTACAGAAAGCATTCGGTCGATCGATTACAAAAAATCTATCAACCAGTCTACCACGTCACATTCTTCCACTACACAATCGGGTTTCGATTTCATTCTGGAAAATCAAAATAATCGCCAATCCCAGTCTTGGACTTGATTTCAGCAACTCCCGTGTCCGTGATTGCAACAACGTAAAAAAACATCGCGGACCGAAATCCGCGATGATTGATTGAGTTCCACTATGAACGGCTATTCGTAATGCTTTGTAACAGGTTTATTCAGGCACAACCGGCGAAACGAAGTCAGACGGCTTGAAGGTCAGCACGGAGCAATTGACTTTTTCCAGCATCCGCTCAGCGGTATTCCCGATAAAGAAACCACTCAAACCGGAACGTGCGAGTGTACCCATCGCGAGCAGATTGACTTTATGTTCGGCGAGGAAGGCGGGGATCGCCACATCGGGAGATCCTTCCAGCACATGTACCTGCACGCCGTAAGTCAGGGTACGGAAGTCAGTCTGAGCCAGTTGCTCGTTGAGTTCGTTTTCGATTTCAGATTTGATATCTTCGGTACACTTCTTGAGCGTCTCCTGGTTGACCCCCAGTCCTTTGAGACGTTCGTCGAGCCGTGTATCAATGGCGTGGACCAGATGAATTTTCATATCTGCCACCTGGGCTGACGAAACGATGAAGTTCAGAATATCGCTGCTGACTTCGCTCATGTCACTGGCGACGACGATTTCCGGAACCTCGGGCTCTTCATCAACTTTCACAGCATAGACCGGGCAGGGACACTGACGGAAGAGGTTCATCACGGTGCCGCCAAACAGGCGTCCGGTGAAACCATGCGGTCGTGTGCCGACCAGAACCATGTCGTGTTTATCGCGAATCACTTCCAGAATAATTTCCCGCCAGGGTGCTCCGAAAGCGACTTTCGAAGAACTCTCCACCCCCTTTGCTTTGGCTTGTTCAATCAGCTCACTCATCACGCGGTGGGCTTCGTCTTCGACATTATTTGTCAGGTGATCTCGGTCTTCTTCCAGCAGATGCTTGGTATGGGCCGAAAGATCCATGGCTGCAAAGAATTCGAGCCGGGCATTGAACAATGCTGCTACCCAGATGGCACGTTCGACAGCTTCCGCGGTCTGTTCGTTAAGCTCTTCTGCCACCAGGCGATCCGCGTGGGTCAGATCGACGCCGACCAGAATGGAATTGATGTTTTGCATGGATATTCTCTCGTTGTATTGTTGAGCGTAAACCGGACTCTCCATCAATATTATGACAGAAGTCGGATCTGGTTCCTAGTTGAAATCCGTTGTTAGAACGTGAGTTATACCGACTCCGCCACACGAATGCCAATCTACTGACTCACCTCAGAGCTATTGTTTTGGCTTTTGCATCAGCAGAATAAATTCATGAACTTTATTCACGCGAAAGACCGAGGGAAAACCGAGTGGTCGGAGATTATTGTATTCTGCCTGGCGGTTCCAGATGATCAGATCATCATAAATCATGCCGATCTCCTGCAGACGGGCGGCGAGATCACTGTGCAGAGGAAAAAAGCGGCTTTTCTTGCGGAGATCCATCACAATCACACAACAGTAGCCGCCTGGTCTGAGCGCCGTCTGCACATCCTGAAAGACACGAGATAATTCCTGCAGGAAGTCTTCGTAATCTTCCACAACCCCCAGATCATGTTCATGATTTCCATAATGCCTGACCTCTTTATGGTCGGCGGAGCGGCGCTGGTTGAGCACGTCCCAATACGGGGGCGACGTGATACAGAGATCCACACTGCCCGGAGTGACGTAATCAGACAGATTCAAAGCGGAACCGTGATGAATACGCGAGCGACTGGTAACGGTTTCCCCATCACCTGACTCCTCTGTGAGCTCCCCCAGTTCGGCCAGTCTCCGGGCGGCAATCTCGGCGTACTCGGCAGAGAGCTCCACTCCCACACCCGTTTTTCCCATTTTCTCCGCGGTGATCACCGTACTACCCGAACCGGCAAAGGGATCGAGAATGACATCCCCATCCAGAGGGAGAAAGGTCTCAATCAGTCGTTCTACCAGCATTTCCGGGAAGATCGCAGGATGCTTGAGCCGGCCTTCCTCAGTCGATTTCCGAATGTCACTCCAGACGCTGATCGAGTTTTGAATCCAGCGTTTACCATCCAGGGAATTATAAGGAGGCGGTAGCGTTCTGGTTCGTTTCTTTTTGGCTGGTTTCGGATCAGAAGTCGACACGCGCGCTAAGCCTCCTGCTGAATAACGGCTCACTCGGTCATCTTTACTGCCTACAGGGTACCCGGTTTAGAGACTTTGTAAATAGGCATTCAAGTCTGCCAGGTCCTGTGGAGTGAGATCCTTCAAAAGTCCGGTTGGCATCAGTGATGTGCTTTTCTTGTTTTCAAAATCAATTTCATCCGCTTCAATGCGGGTGGTCTGATTGTTCGAATCCCGCAGGGTCAGCCCATCCACCGAACGGTAGACCACCAGCCCGGTATAGACTTTGCCATCCACCGTACCAACGATTGTGGTTTGATACCGGGGAGAAACATCCCGATTGGGAGAAACG
This window harbors:
- a CDS encoding DUF1559 domain-containing protein, translated to MRTLRPISSLATGTRQLRTESRRGFTLIELLVVIAIIAILIALLLPAVQQAREAARRTQCKNNLKQIGLAFHNFHDVYDRLPTGARDGAGASYACCNATERAGWSWLYHILPYMEQSTIYDLGTDADPVGTYPLVGRKGVKAYYCPSRRKVTSYGSGYYRSDYAGNGGQREGGITSTLSLGKRGVVVRTDSKEVRINDIKDGASNTIMVAEKALNPDRHGLDGGDNEPWVNAGWDECVIRHGAGRTSSGVEYGLTPLPDVKAPTDTVAVTDKGGVSWTNWHPFFGSAHDGGMNACLADGSVRLISYNIDGDIMRRISLTDDREPLENF
- a CDS encoding universal stress protein, which produces MQNINSILVGVDLTHADRLVAEELNEQTAEAVERAIWVAALFNARLEFFAAMDLSAHTKHLLEEDRDHLTNNVEDEAHRVMSELIEQAKAKGVESSSKVAFGAPWREIILEVIRDKHDMVLVGTRPHGFTGRLFGGTVMNLFRQCPCPVYAVKVDEEPEVPEIVVASDMSEVSSDILNFIVSSAQVADMKIHLVHAIDTRLDERLKGLGVNQETLKKCTEDIKSEIENELNEQLAQTDFRTLTYGVQVHVLEGSPDVAIPAFLAEHKVNLLAMGTLARSGLSGFFIGNTAERMLEKVNCSVLTFKPSDFVSPVVPE
- a CDS encoding site-specific DNA-methyltransferase, with product MSTSDPKPAKKKRTRTLPPPYNSLDGKRWIQNSISVWSDIRKSTEEGRLKHPAIFPEMLVERLIETFLPLDGDVILDPFAGSGSTVITAEKMGKTGVGVELSAEYAEIAARRLAELGELTEESGDGETVTSRSRIHHGSALNLSDYVTPGSVDLCITSPPYWDVLNQRRSADHKEVRHYGNHEHDLGVVEDYEDFLQELSRVFQDVQTALRPGGYCCVIVMDLRKKSRFFPLHSDLAARLQEIGMIYDDLIIWNRQAEYNNLRPLGFPSVFRVNKVHEFILLMQKPKQ